The proteins below are encoded in one region of Sphingobacterium sp. R2:
- a CDS encoding MerR family transcriptional regulator — protein MPYKEREINKLYYTMGEVTEMFEVNASQIRFYEREFDILQPKKNKKGNRLFTQEDIANLKIIFNLVKNKGYTLQGARDYLRDNKSEAKENQRVIDSLERLKSFLVEVRDSL, from the coding sequence ATGCCGTACAAAGAGCGTGAAATAAATAAATTGTATTATACTATGGGAGAAGTTACAGAGATGTTCGAAGTAAACGCCTCCCAAATACGTTTTTATGAGCGTGAGTTTGATATTTTACAACCTAAAAAGAATAAAAAAGGTAATCGCCTTTTTACACAGGAAGATATTGCCAATTTAAAAATTATTTTCAATCTGGTTAAAAACAAAGGTTATACGCTTCAAGGAGCACGCGATTATCTGCGAGACAACAAATCAGAAGCAAAAGAGAACCAACGCGTTATCGATTCACTTGAACGTCTAAAGAGCTTTCTTGTTGAAGTTCGTGATTCCTTATAA
- a CDS encoding MFS transporter, producing the protein MNENNTKSIWKVIGASSMGTLIEWYDFFIFGSLSIVISTKFFPAENPTAAFLSTLATFAAGFVIRPFGALFFGRLGDIIGRKYTFMVTLMLMGGATFLIGCIPSYESIGFWAPLLVLILRLLQGLALGGEYGGAATYVAEHAPIGQRGYWTSWIQTTATFGLFISLVVILLTKSLLTESQFDIWGWRVPFLLSLVMVYVSYLIRKKMKESPEFSKAKAEGKTSTNPLKESFGNRYNLKFVLLALFGAAMGQGVVWYTGQFYSMSFMKTVMHLQSDQADTILGIALLLGTPFFVVFGWLSDKIGRKWIMLGGMLLAVLTYRPIYESMYQLSNAAHKVKLNETVESPTVTEKTEIKSVVKTQYDDGTEINRTKTIHQSGKLKGQQTVTTTVHIANWNYICLILLIFIQVIYITMVYGPIAAFLVELFPVKIRYTSMSLPYHVGNGIFGGLLPAVSTYLTTNAEVAQTPQFYLAGLWYPIIIAIVCFIIGSIYINNKSTPTNHE; encoded by the coding sequence ATGAACGAAAACAACACAAAAAGTATCTGGAAAGTCATCGGCGCATCCTCCATGGGCACACTCATCGAATGGTATGACTTTTTTATCTTTGGGAGCCTATCGATCGTAATTTCCACCAAATTCTTCCCCGCAGAAAATCCAACAGCTGCTTTCCTTTCCACATTAGCCACATTTGCGGCTGGATTTGTCATTCGCCCATTTGGTGCCCTATTTTTTGGCCGACTAGGTGATATCATCGGTCGAAAATATACGTTTATGGTTACCTTAATGCTTATGGGCGGAGCAACATTTCTTATAGGCTGCATTCCAAGCTATGAAAGCATCGGATTTTGGGCTCCCCTGCTCGTTTTGATCCTTCGCCTGTTACAAGGTCTTGCCCTCGGTGGAGAATATGGCGGCGCAGCCACTTACGTGGCCGAGCATGCGCCTATTGGGCAGCGAGGATACTGGACCTCCTGGATACAGACAACAGCGACATTTGGCCTCTTTATATCACTAGTCGTCATCCTACTGACCAAAAGCCTTCTCACCGAATCACAATTTGACATCTGGGGATGGCGGGTTCCTTTCTTACTCTCTTTAGTTATGGTATATGTCTCCTACCTTATTCGTAAAAAAATGAAGGAGTCACCCGAATTTAGCAAAGCTAAAGCAGAAGGTAAAACAAGTACAAATCCTTTAAAAGAAAGTTTCGGCAACCGATACAACCTCAAATTTGTGCTGCTCGCACTATTTGGTGCCGCCATGGGACAAGGTGTTGTTTGGTACACCGGACAGTTCTATTCCATGAGTTTCATGAAAACAGTGATGCACCTACAATCGGATCAGGCAGATACCATTCTTGGGATAGCCCTACTTTTAGGGACACCATTTTTTGTCGTGTTTGGATGGCTCAGTGACAAAATTGGACGAAAGTGGATTATGCTCGGCGGTATGTTACTCGCTGTATTGACCTATCGCCCAATTTATGAATCGATGTACCAACTTTCCAATGCAGCGCACAAAGTCAAACTGAATGAAACAGTCGAAAGTCCGACGGTTACAGAAAAAACAGAAATAAAATCAGTTGTCAAAACACAATATGACGACGGAACCGAAATCAATCGTACTAAAACAATACACCAATCGGGCAAACTAAAAGGCCAGCAAACAGTCACAACAACTGTTCATATTGCCAACTGGAACTACATATGCCTCATTCTCCTCATCTTTATTCAGGTGATTTATATTACCATGGTATACGGTCCCATTGCAGCCTTTCTCGTCGAACTGTTCCCGGTAAAGATCCGCTACACGTCCATGTCTTTGCCTTACCATGTTGGAAACGGAATATTCGGTGGACTCCTACCCGCCGTATCCACTTACCTAACGACCAATGCCGAAGTAGCTCAGACACCACAATTTTATCTTGCGGGACTATGGTATCCGATTATTATCGCAATTGTATGTTTTATCATCGGCAGTATTTATATCAATAACAAATCAACGCCCACTAATCATGAATAA
- a CDS encoding metallophosphoesterase family protein, whose protein sequence is MTKIGLLSDTHSFLDEAVFTHFAACDEIWHVGDFGEGVIADRLASFKPLRGVYGNIDGQDIRLQFPEDLRFRCEEVDVFMTHIGGYPGKYAARVKGELMKNPPKLFITGHSHILKVMFDPKIQCLHLNPGAAGKHGWHKVRTLMRFDIHADKIENLEVIELNGR, encoded by the coding sequence ATGACAAAAATCGGATTACTTTCGGATACACATTCTTTTCTAGACGAAGCGGTATTTACTCATTTTGCAGCCTGCGACGAGATCTGGCATGTCGGAGATTTTGGTGAAGGTGTTATTGCAGACCGGCTGGCTTCTTTTAAACCATTACGCGGCGTGTATGGAAATATTGATGGTCAGGATATTCGTCTGCAATTTCCTGAAGATTTGAGATTTAGATGTGAGGAAGTAGACGTTTTTATGACGCATATTGGTGGCTATCCAGGGAAATATGCTGCGCGTGTTAAGGGGGAATTAATGAAAAATCCTCCGAAGTTATTTATCACAGGACACTCACACATTTTAAAGGTGATGTTCGATCCCAAAATACAATGCCTTCACCTCAATCCTGGGGCAGCAGGAAAGCACGGCTGGCATAAAGTGCGCACATTGATGCGATTTGACATTCATGCGGATAAAATTGAAAATCTTGAGGTAATTGAGCTGAATGGGCGTTAG
- a CDS encoding DUF6814 family protein: MNNIKKLLGILWITLALFTAYFSVFELALPKISTGHQEDVVFGIIILCILTPIISIGLGLFGYYSLLGEYDQNKM, encoded by the coding sequence ATGAATAATATCAAAAAATTACTTGGCATACTCTGGATTACTTTAGCGCTTTTCACCGCTTATTTTTCCGTTTTTGAACTGGCATTGCCAAAAATCTCCACCGGCCACCAGGAAGATGTAGTATTTGGAATCATTATCCTATGTATCTTAACACCGATTATCTCCATTGGACTTGGCCTATTTGGGTATTATTCGCTATTGGGAGAATATGATCAAAACAAAATGTAA
- a CDS encoding glycosyltransferase — protein MLDLHVFLANLPYIAFGVLGLFLCIQLYYILFVYSKLSRYQIKPIQEGTEFPPLSVIICAHNEQDNIAQFLPEIMHQDYPNFEVIVVNDFSTDNTPWILHEFEAKYPNLKIVDIKEHIRLKHGKKFAVSMGIKASKHEILVFTDADCAPQSNQWLKEVAAAFRPETEIVLGYSPYFKKKGVLNLLIRFETSHTAMSYFSYALKGNAYMGVGRNMAYKKDLFFRNKGFAAHMHIKSGDDDLFVNQNANPVNVNIVLSAGSIVYSEPKTTWKSYYKQKARHSGASTIYKKRHQRMLGTQLLSAFLFYIAVIATTVAFPMYWYVPLSAYLLRLIAQWIIFNNIYKKLAVKELIWWLPLVDFIYYFYICINGMFSRKKKKISWK, from the coding sequence ATGCTTGACCTTCACGTATTTTTGGCCAATCTCCCCTATATTGCTTTCGGAGTATTGGGCCTTTTTCTATGTATACAATTATACTACATCTTATTTGTATATAGTAAATTGAGCCGTTATCAAATTAAACCAATACAAGAAGGAACGGAATTCCCACCGCTATCCGTAATTATTTGTGCACACAATGAACAGGATAATATCGCCCAATTCCTCCCGGAGATAATGCATCAAGATTATCCTAATTTTGAAGTAATCGTTGTCAATGATTTTTCGACAGACAATACACCTTGGATATTACATGAATTCGAAGCAAAATATCCCAATTTAAAAATTGTCGATATCAAAGAACATATCCGCCTAAAACATGGCAAGAAGTTCGCCGTAAGTATGGGTATCAAGGCTTCAAAACACGAGATACTGGTGTTTACCGATGCAGACTGTGCACCACAATCCAATCAATGGCTTAAAGAAGTCGCAGCTGCTTTCAGACCTGAAACAGAAATTGTGCTCGGCTATTCCCCATATTTTAAGAAAAAAGGGGTATTAAATCTATTGATTCGATTTGAAACCAGTCATACGGCCATGAGTTATTTCTCCTATGCCCTGAAGGGGAATGCTTATATGGGGGTCGGTCGGAATATGGCTTACAAAAAAGATCTCTTCTTTCGAAACAAAGGGTTTGCAGCCCACATGCATATTAAATCGGGCGATGATGATCTCTTTGTCAACCAAAATGCAAATCCGGTCAATGTCAACATCGTACTGTCGGCAGGATCCATTGTCTATTCCGAACCCAAAACGACTTGGAAAAGCTACTACAAACAAAAAGCAAGGCATTCAGGTGCATCTACTATTTATAAAAAACGTCATCAACGCATGCTGGGAACCCAGCTGCTATCCGCATTCCTGTTTTACATAGCAGTCATTGCGACCACAGTTGCTTTCCCAATGTACTGGTATGTGCCTTTGAGTGCCTACCTCCTTCGGCTTATTGCACAATGGATAATATTTAACAACATCTATAAAAAACTAGCAGTAAAGGAACTGATTTGGTGGTTGCCTTTGGTAGACTTCATCTACTATTTCTATATTTGCATCAATGGTATGTTCAGCAGAAAAAAGAAAAAAATAAGCTGGAAATAG
- the accD gene encoding acetyl-CoA carboxylase, carboxyltransferase subunit beta — MSWFKREKAGISTATANKKEAPDGMWNKCPTCKKPLLHLEQVENDYVCQYCGHHLRIGSKEYFSILFDNNEFTELFPNLSSGDPLEFFDSKPYPDRLKESQAKTGLKDALRSGHGKMNGQDIVIACMDFSFIGGSMGSVVGEKIARSIDYCIAHKIPFMLISKSGGARMMEAAFSLMQMAKTSAKLALLAKAGLPYICLLTDPTTGGVTASYAMLGDVNIAEPGALIGFAGPRVIKETIKKDLPKGFQTSEFVLEHGFLDFIVDRRQLKNKVATYLKLVG; from the coding sequence ATGAGTTGGTTTAAAAGAGAAAAAGCTGGTATTAGCACAGCTACCGCTAATAAAAAAGAAGCACCTGATGGCATGTGGAACAAATGTCCCACTTGCAAAAAGCCATTATTGCATCTTGAACAAGTAGAAAATGACTATGTTTGTCAATATTGTGGCCACCATTTAAGAATTGGCTCCAAAGAATATTTTTCAATTTTATTTGACAATAACGAATTTACCGAACTATTTCCCAATCTCAGTTCGGGTGACCCATTAGAATTCTTCGATTCAAAGCCATATCCCGATCGTTTAAAAGAAAGCCAAGCCAAAACAGGCCTTAAAGATGCCTTACGTTCTGGACATGGAAAAATGAATGGCCAAGATATTGTTATCGCCTGTATGGACTTTAGTTTTATCGGCGGATCAATGGGGTCAGTGGTCGGTGAGAAAATAGCACGCTCGATAGATTACTGTATTGCGCATAAAATTCCATTTATGCTCATCTCAAAATCAGGCGGTGCACGCATGATGGAAGCTGCATTTTCATTGATGCAAATGGCTAAAACTTCGGCTAAATTAGCCCTATTGGCCAAAGCAGGCCTTCCGTATATCTGTTTGCTGACAGATCCAACAACGGGGGGAGTTACAGCATCTTATGCCATGTTGGGTGATGTAAATATTGCAGAGCCAGGTGCGTTAATCGGGTTTGCTGGCCCACGTGTCATTAAAGAAACAATAAAAAAGGATCTACCAAAAGGGTTCCAGACTTCAGAATTTGTTCTTGAACATGGATTTTTAGATTTCATTGTCGACCGCAGACAGTTGAAAAACAAGGTAGCTACTTATCTAAAATTAGTCGGATAA
- the mutS gene encoding DNA mismatch repair protein MutS, translated as MAKEKKVTPLMQQYNAIKIKYPGALLLFRVGDFYETFGEDAIKAAQILGIVLTKRGNGSESETALAGFPHHSLETYLPKLVRAGQRVAICDQLEDPKATKTIVKRGVTELVTPGVSYNDNIVQQKSNNYLASIFIEKERIGISFLDISTGEFLVAQGSVAYIDKLLQGFKPTEIILSKKQSKDFIEQFGAQYYTYFLDEWPYTGDYATETLLKHFEVSSMKGFGVDRMSTGIVAAGVALHYLNETEHRNLQHISTLARIEEDRYMWLDRFTIRNLELIGSMNENAVTLSDVLDHTSSPMGARLLKRWIVMPLKDKKSIQERLNVVDFFFANRDLRDELISQIKQVGDLERLISKIGLQKANPREIVQLKRALFAIEKLKELTDRKDANALRTISGQLDACTAIREQIELQIQAEPPVAINKGSVIADGVDAELDRLRKIAFGGKDYLLEIQKREAEITGIPSLKIAFNNVFGYYLEVTNTHKDKVPTTWIRKQTLVNAERYITEELKEYEEQILGAEEKIQALESRLYAELLISIAEYIKPIQLDAQLIAKLDVLLNFAVVAEKNYYVKPEVSESKILDIKGGRHPVIEKNLPVGEDYITNDTFLDPKTQQIIIITGPNMAGKSALLRQTGLIVLMAQIGCFVPAKEAKIGLVDKIFTRVGASDNLSSGESTFMVEMNETASIMNNLSDRSLILLDEIGRGTSTYDGISIAWAIAEFLHNHPAAKAKTLFATHYHELNELTTSLDRIKNYNVTVKEVNNKVIFLRKLVPGGSEHSFGIHVAKLAGMPQKLLNRANQILKRLEQERTGGEQIKDSMRKIQKQAYQLQMFSIDDPVLNKIRDMLNNLDVNSLTPVEALMKLDEIQRLLKH; from the coding sequence TTGGCAAAAGAAAAGAAAGTAACCCCATTGATGCAACAGTACAATGCGATCAAGATTAAGTATCCTGGAGCGTTGTTGTTGTTCCGTGTTGGCGATTTTTACGAGACATTTGGTGAGGATGCAATTAAGGCTGCTCAGATTTTGGGTATTGTTTTGACGAAGCGTGGAAATGGCTCGGAATCGGAAACGGCATTGGCTGGTTTTCCGCATCATTCGTTGGAAACTTATCTTCCGAAACTGGTGCGTGCTGGTCAAAGGGTGGCTATTTGCGATCAACTGGAGGATCCGAAAGCTACGAAAACAATAGTTAAGCGTGGCGTGACAGAGCTGGTAACCCCTGGTGTTTCTTACAATGACAACATTGTTCAACAGAAGTCCAATAATTACTTGGCATCAATTTTTATCGAAAAAGAACGGATTGGAATTTCTTTTCTGGATATTTCAACAGGTGAATTCTTAGTTGCTCAGGGAAGCGTCGCTTATATCGATAAATTGCTTCAAGGGTTTAAACCGACAGAAATTATTCTCTCCAAAAAACAGAGCAAGGATTTTATCGAGCAATTTGGAGCTCAGTATTACACCTATTTTCTAGATGAATGGCCTTACACGGGCGACTATGCCACTGAAACATTATTGAAACATTTTGAAGTTTCATCGATGAAAGGATTTGGAGTTGACCGTATGTCTACGGGTATTGTTGCCGCTGGTGTGGCTTTACATTACCTCAATGAGACCGAGCACCGTAACTTGCAGCATATCTCTACGCTTGCCCGCATCGAAGAAGACCGTTACATGTGGCTGGACCGTTTTACGATTCGCAATCTGGAATTAATCGGCTCGATGAATGAAAATGCAGTCACGTTATCGGATGTATTGGATCATACATCTAGTCCAATGGGAGCGCGCTTGCTTAAGCGCTGGATTGTAATGCCCTTGAAAGATAAAAAGAGTATTCAGGAGCGATTGAATGTTGTGGATTTCTTTTTCGCTAACCGCGATCTAAGGGATGAGTTGATTAGCCAGATCAAGCAAGTAGGCGATCTGGAACGCTTAATCTCAAAGATCGGGCTTCAGAAAGCGAATCCAAGGGAAATCGTGCAGTTGAAGCGTGCGTTATTTGCTATAGAGAAGTTGAAAGAACTTACAGATCGCAAAGATGCAAATGCACTGCGTACGATTTCGGGACAATTGGATGCCTGTACTGCTATCCGTGAGCAAATTGAGCTGCAGATTCAGGCAGAACCACCTGTTGCCATCAATAAAGGAAGTGTAATTGCGGATGGGGTTGATGCGGAACTGGATCGATTGCGTAAAATTGCCTTTGGAGGAAAGGATTATTTGCTGGAAATCCAAAAAAGGGAAGCTGAAATCACGGGTATTCCTTCCTTAAAAATAGCGTTTAACAATGTGTTCGGCTATTACCTGGAGGTTACTAATACACATAAAGACAAAGTTCCAACTACTTGGATACGTAAGCAGACCTTGGTCAATGCCGAGCGTTATATTACGGAGGAACTTAAAGAATATGAAGAACAGATTCTTGGAGCCGAAGAAAAGATTCAGGCTTTAGAGAGTAGGTTGTATGCTGAGCTGTTGATTTCGATCGCCGAATACATTAAACCTATTCAGCTGGACGCACAGTTGATTGCTAAGCTGGATGTACTACTCAACTTTGCTGTTGTGGCGGAGAAGAATTATTATGTGAAACCAGAAGTTAGTGAGAGCAAGATTTTAGATATAAAAGGTGGAAGACACCCTGTTATCGAAAAAAATCTACCGGTGGGCGAAGATTATATCACGAATGATACGTTTTTAGATCCGAAGACACAACAGATAATTATCATTACGGGGCCTAATATGGCGGGTAAATCAGCGCTGCTTCGTCAGACTGGATTGATTGTACTCATGGCACAAATAGGCTGTTTTGTTCCTGCCAAAGAGGCTAAAATTGGATTGGTTGACAAAATTTTTACTCGTGTCGGAGCATCGGATAATCTTTCTTCTGGAGAATCTACTTTCATGGTCGAGATGAACGAAACTGCGAGTATCATGAACAATCTATCGGACCGCAGTCTTATTCTTTTGGACGAAATTGGCCGTGGTACAAGTACATATGATGGAATTTCTATTGCTTGGGCCATTGCGGAATTTTTGCATAATCACCCGGCTGCCAAAGCAAAAACACTATTTGCGACTCACTACCATGAATTGAATGAACTGACAACTTCTTTGGATCGTATCAAGAACTATAACGTCACTGTAAAGGAGGTCAATAATAAAGTTATTTTCTTGCGGAAACTTGTGCCGGGAGGTTCAGAACATAGTTTTGGTATACATGTAGCCAAGTTGGCAGGGATGCCGCAAAAATTGCTCAATCGCGCTAACCAGATTTTAAAGAGGTTGGAGCAGGAGCGTACTGGTGGAGAGCAGATTAAGGATAGTATGCGTAAGATCCAGAAACAGGCTTATCAGTTACAGATGTTTTCGATTGATGATCCTGTCCTAAACAAGATTAGGGATATGTTGAATAATTTGGATGTTAACTCGCTGACTCCGGTCGAAGCATTGATGAAACTGGATGAAATTCAGCGGTTGCTAAAGCATTAA
- the rsmG gene encoding 16S rRNA (guanine(527)-N(7))-methyltransferase RsmG: MNPTVDIIYNYFPKLTESQKEQFAKLADLYTFWNSQINVISRKDIDSLYLHHVLHSLGIAKFVQEFTPGTQILDVGTGGGFPGIPMAIMFPEVKFHLVDSIGKKIKVVREVAAGLGLNNVEADHIRAEQLDDKYDFVLSRAVTRLAEFTPWIRNKFSKKDKNGIPNGILYLKGGDLTEEIKESKLKAELHPLSDYFKEEFFDTKYLVYVPM; this comes from the coding sequence TTGAATCCAACAGTCGATATCATCTATAATTATTTTCCAAAACTGACTGAAAGTCAGAAAGAGCAGTTTGCAAAGCTAGCCGATTTATATACGTTTTGGAATAGCCAAATCAATGTCATATCGCGTAAAGATATTGATAGCCTCTACCTACATCATGTATTACACTCGCTGGGTATCGCCAAATTTGTCCAAGAGTTTACACCTGGAACACAAATTTTGGACGTGGGGACAGGAGGGGGCTTTCCGGGCATCCCAATGGCCATTATGTTTCCAGAAGTCAAATTCCACTTGGTCGATTCGATTGGCAAAAAAATAAAAGTCGTACGGGAAGTTGCAGCCGGATTAGGGCTTAATAATGTCGAAGCGGACCATATCCGTGCCGAACAGCTGGACGACAAATATGACTTTGTGCTATCAAGAGCGGTAACAAGACTCGCTGAATTTACACCTTGGATAAGAAACAAGTTTTCAAAAAAAGATAAAAACGGAATTCCCAATGGCATTCTTTATTTAAAAGGAGGCGATCTCACTGAAGAAATCAAAGAATCCAAACTTAAAGCAGAATTACATCCACTGTCAGATTACTTTAAAGAAGAGTTCTTCGATACAAAATATTTGGTCTATGTACCAATGTAG
- the dprA gene encoding DNA-processing protein DprA has translation MKLIYPIALTQIKGIGPRTARNIIEQGHSLADVFTYSKRELMQLPGIRESIAEAIYNKSYMPACEKELAFIDKHQIQALWLEDENYPNRLRQCEDAPLVVYYKGNQPLNSSKIISIVGTRHATHYGQKICEDLLDAMNGSKDTLIVSGLAYGIDALAHRNALKNNLPTIAVLGHGLDRIYPASHRELAAKMLDHGGLLTEFTSNTLPERGNFPMRNRIIAGIADVTIVVEAAIKGGALITAELANSYNRDVCAFPGSIYEKSSEGTNYLIKTNRAHMIRGLQDLEYLMNWEITKKTAEPQLSLPLTLTKDQQLLFTLIQQKGQLELDELIELTKWPQSKLALILLELEMQSFIHALPGKRYKTVGMVEAQKN, from the coding sequence ATGAAACTAATTTATCCCATAGCTTTGACGCAAATCAAGGGCATTGGCCCTCGAACGGCACGTAATATCATTGAACAAGGACATAGTCTAGCCGATGTGTTCACCTATTCAAAACGAGAATTGATGCAGCTTCCTGGAATACGGGAGTCAATCGCTGAAGCAATATACAACAAAAGTTATATGCCCGCCTGCGAAAAAGAACTTGCTTTTATCGACAAACATCAGATACAAGCCTTGTGGCTGGAAGACGAAAATTACCCAAACAGACTTCGCCAATGTGAAGATGCTCCGCTTGTTGTCTACTATAAGGGCAACCAGCCGCTAAACAGTTCGAAGATCATTAGTATTGTTGGTACTAGGCATGCAACCCACTATGGCCAGAAAATATGCGAAGATCTGCTGGACGCCATGAATGGATCCAAAGACACCTTGATTGTTAGCGGTCTTGCCTATGGTATAGATGCATTGGCACATCGCAATGCATTAAAGAACAATCTACCTACCATTGCCGTATTAGGACATGGCCTCGATCGAATTTATCCAGCATCTCATCGTGAGCTTGCCGCGAAAATGTTAGACCATGGCGGCTTACTGACAGAATTTACATCCAATACCTTACCCGAACGCGGTAACTTCCCTATGCGCAATCGAATTATAGCTGGGATCGCCGATGTCACCATCGTCGTGGAGGCAGCCATTAAAGGCGGTGCTTTGATCACTGCAGAGCTGGCCAACAGCTACAACCGTGATGTATGTGCTTTTCCAGGTTCCATTTATGAAAAAAGCTCCGAAGGCACCAACTACCTCATCAAAACCAACCGCGCACATATGATTCGAGGACTTCAGGATCTTGAATACCTCATGAATTGGGAAATCACCAAAAAAACTGCGGAGCCACAGCTTAGCCTCCCATTAACATTGACGAAAGATCAGCAACTCCTTTTTACGCTCATTCAACAAAAGGGACAACTCGAATTAGATGAATTGATTGAACTCACAAAATGGCCACAAAGCAAATTGGCATTAATCTTACTGGAACTCGAAATGCAATCATTCATTCATGCCCTGCCTGGCAAAAGATATAAAACCGTTGGAATGGTAGAAGCTCAAAAAAACTGA
- a CDS encoding tRNA1(Val) (adenine(37)-N6)-methyltransferase, translating to MASIFRFKEFEVDQSDCAMKINTDGVLLASLLEAGTLGRILDIGTGTGVIALMLAQRFAHSWVEAVEMDSLAAAMADKNFRHSVFCERLKLHACAFQRMEMAEPYDLIVSNPPFYTDSLHNPDDRKKLARHADLDFFAELLDFASLRLSNQGKLILIVPTTLADILMKISAEHALYCCAEVQISSFEGGSVIRKIITFERKPVESVAVREFVIYAGKGIYSAAYRSVLAPYFLAF from the coding sequence ATGGCGTCGATATTTCGATTTAAAGAATTTGAGGTTGATCAGTCTGATTGTGCAATGAAGATTAACACAGACGGCGTATTATTGGCTTCATTGTTGGAAGCGGGGACTTTAGGTCGAATTCTGGATATCGGTACAGGAACGGGAGTCATTGCATTGATGTTGGCTCAACGGTTTGCGCACAGTTGGGTAGAGGCTGTCGAGATGGACTCTTTAGCTGCTGCGATGGCAGATAAAAATTTTCGTCATTCCGTTTTCTGTGAACGGCTTAAGCTTCACGCCTGTGCCTTTCAGCGTATGGAAATGGCAGAGCCTTATGATTTGATTGTTTCGAATCCACCATTTTATACCGATTCACTCCATAATCCTGACGATCGAAAGAAGCTCGCGCGGCATGCTGACCTGGATTTTTTTGCTGAATTATTGGATTTCGCTTCTTTACGCTTATCGAATCAGGGGAAATTAATTCTGATCGTTCCTACTACTTTGGCAGATATACTGATGAAGATTTCAGCAGAGCACGCTCTTTATTGTTGTGCTGAAGTTCAGATAAGTTCTTTTGAAGGTGGATCCGTCATCCGTAAGATTATTACATTTGAACGGAAGCCTGTCGAATCGGTTGCTGTACGTGAGTTTGTTATATACGCAGGGAAGGGTATTTATTCAGCAGCTTATCGCAGCGTATTGGCCCCTTATTTTTTAGCTTTTTAG